A portion of the Gasterosteus aculeatus chromosome 12, fGasAcu3.hap1.1, whole genome shotgun sequence genome contains these proteins:
- the lrrc4cb gene encoding leucine-rich repeat-containing protein 4C produces MVNKMISSLQRQTMRGRRLKGALSNPLFVLLLALQILVVAGLVRAQTCPSVCSCSNQFSKVICTRRSLRDVPDGISTNTRYLNLQDNLIQVIKVDSFKHLRHLEILQLSKNHIRNIEIGAFNGLASLNTLELFDNRLTTIPNGAFEYLSKLKELWLRNNPIESIPSYAFNRVPSLRRLDLGELKRLSYISEGAFKDLSNLRYLNLGMCNLKEIPNISPLVRLEELEMSGNQLSVVKPSSFLGLVNLQKLWMMHAQVQTIERNSFDDLQSMVELNLAHNNLTFLPHDLFTPLHRLERVHLHHNPWNCNCDILWLSWWLKETVPANTSCCARCHSPAVFKGRYIGELDHSYFQCDVPVIVEPPSDLNVTEGMGAELKCRTSSLTSISWLTPNGSLVTHGAYKVRLSVLNDGTLNFTSVTMQDTGTYTCMVSNTAGNISASAVLNVTSVENSGVTYFTTVTVETIETPGDDSQTPLPPFGWVSSSTTRGTPVSTKTTERTYTIPVLDPDGEGPLNGLDEVMKTTKIIIGCFVAITLMAAVLLVIFYKMRKQHNQQDPDGPASSMEVITVEEELAGVAAMERHLSMPPLEHYNHYNTYKSSYHHGPMLSTIHSSVTQEPLLIQACSKDNVQETQI; encoded by the coding sequence ATGGTGAACAAAATGATCTCCTCCCTCCAGCGCCAGACAATGAGAGGTCGTAGGCTGAAGGGGGCGCTGTCCAACCCCCTCTTTGTGCTGCTTCTGGCCCTCCAGATCCTGGTGGTGGCCGGGCTGGTCAGAGCGCAGACTTGTCCTTCCGTCTGCTCATGCAGCAATCAGTTCAGCAAAGTCATATGCACCCGCCGCAGCCTGCGGGACGTCCCAGATGGCATTTCGACAAACACTCGCTACCTGAACCTCCAGGACAACCTAATCCAGGTCATCAAGGTGGACAGTTTTAAACACCTGCGCCATCTGGAGATCCTGCAGTTGAGCAAAAACCACATTCGTAACATTGAAATTGGCGCCTTCAATGGACTGGCCAGCCTCAACACCTTGGAGCTCTTTGATAATCGGCTTACGACAATCCCCAATGGAGCATTTGAGTACTTGTCCAAGCTGAAGGAATTGTGGCTACGGAACAACCCCATCGAAAGTATACCATCTTATGCCTTCAACCGGGTCCCCTCGCTCCGAAGGCTGGATCTAGGCGAGCTCAAACGTCTCTCCTACATTTCTGAAGGAGCCTTCAAGGACTTGAGCAACCTGCGCTACCTAAATCTGGGAATGTGCAACCTCAAGGAGATTCCCAACATCTCACCCTTGGTCAGGCTCGAGGAGCTGGAAATGTCTGGAAACCAGCTGTCCGTTGTGAAGCCCAGCTCATTTTTAGGATTGGTGAACCTCCAGAAGCTGTGGATGATGCACGCCCAGGTCCAAACTATCGAGAGGAACTCCTTCGACGACCTTCAGTCAATGGTGGAGCTCAACCTGGCTCACAACAACCTCACCTTTCTACCACACGACCTCTTCACGCCACTGCATCGCTTGGAGCgggtccacctccaccacaaccCCTGGAACTGCAACTGTGATATCCTGTGGCTCAGCTGGTGGCTGAAGGAGACGGTACCTGCCAACACCAGCTGCTGCGCCCGTTGCCATTCTCCTGCGGTCTTTAAAGGTCGCTACATTGGGGAATTGGACCACAGCTACTTCCAGTGCGATGTTCCCGTCATCGTGGAGCCACCCAGCGACTTGAACGTGACAGAGGGCATGGGCGCCGAGCTTAAATGTCGTACAAGCTCGCTGACGTCCATCAGCTGGCTCACGCCAAACGGCTCGTTGGTGACCCACGGGGCTTACAAGGTGCGTCTCTCTGTACTCAATGACGGGACGCTGAACTTTACTAGCGTCACGATGCAGGACACTGGGACTTACACCTGTATGGTTAGCAACACAGCGGGCAACATTTCTGCCTCCGCTGTGCTTAATGTCACTTCTGTGGAAAACAGTGGGGTGACCTATTTTACCACAGTCACCGTGGAGACCATTGAGACCCCGGGGGACGATAGCCAAACGCCGCTTCCCCCATTTGGCTGGGTGTCATCCTCCACGACGAGAGGTACTCCCGTTTCAACAAAGACCACAGAGCGGACTTACACAATTCCAGTTCTCGACCCAGATGGAGAGGGTCCCCTCAACGGTCTGGATGAGGTGATGAAAACCACCAAGATTATCATCGGCTGCTTCGTGGCCATCACGCTCATGGCTGCTGTGCTTCTGGTCATTTTCTACAAGATGAGGAAGCAGCACAACCAGCAGGATCCCGatggccccgcctcctccatgGAGGTCATAACAGTTGAAGAAGAGCTCGCAGGTGTCGCTGCCATGGAGAGGCACCTATCGATGCCCCCCCTGGAGCACTACAACCACTACAACACCTACAAGAGCTCCTACCACCACGGTCCTATGCTCAGTACCATACACAGCTCGGTCACACAGGAACCTTTACTGATCCAAGCCTGCTCAAAAGACAATGTACAAGAGACCCAGATCTGA